Below is a window of Campylobacter canadensis DNA.
CGTTTGCAGCGGCTGCTGCACCATTTGCAGCTGCATTAGCTGCAGCTAAAGTTTGAGAAGCAGTTGCAATTTTTTTCATATCTTCCGCAGATAATTCAGGCACTTGTGCGTTTAAATTAATACCATTAAACTTACTCCAAAAAGTATAACCTAAATTAAGTAAAAAATCGTGTTTGTCATACTCGTAAGCAAAACCTACATTCAAACTAGCAGGATAAAGCAGGTTAATATTTGTATTTCCATTATAAGTCATATAATTATTTAAAAAACTTGCTGGATTTTGCTGAAACACTCCTAACGCAGCTTGTAAAATAGGTACTAAAGCTTGTGGCAATTTACTCGTAACTAAAGATGGGTTTGCTGCCATAGTATTTTTAACAAAATCAAACATACCCCAAGTTAAAATGCGTACATTTAAATCACCTTCAAAATCATTATTATAAGCTGATTTATACACAAGGCTAAATCTAAATTTATTATCTAAATAATTTGGAACATAAGTAAGAGCTGTTTTAAAACCAAATTTTATATTATTATTTGCCTTAAACGAAGCATCATAAACCCAGTGTGGGGTATAGCCTGTAATATTGCTTGAATATCCTGGATTTAAAGGATAATCTTGATTTAAAGCATTGTCTTTTGTATTATAAAATTTTAATTTAGTATGATTAGCAAAAAGGCTAAAAGCTAAACTATATTCATCAGTAACCTTATAAGCATAAGAAAGTGCAAGTGTTCCGCCTCTCATATCAAGTTTTTTTACTAATGATTGAGCGTAATTTCCTTCCCAGCCATAAACCGCATCAAAATCAGTATAAGCTGCAAAGCCTAAATAATGTTCTTCATTAAGTGGTAAAACAAAAGAAAGTTCTGGCATACCAAAGTTAAAATTACTACCCCTATCATCCTTTGCATTTAAATATTCTTTGCCTTGAGCTTTACTTTCTTGTCTGTATTCATCAGTATATTTTGAACCGTGTATGTGATAATAATTAAGACTTAAATCAAGCTGTGCATCCTGCCCTAAAAATGCCATATTTGCTGGATTTATTACCGCAGCATCAGCACCATAACTCTTTGCTAGATTCGCCCCCGATAAAGCAATAGCATCAGAACTTAAATTTACTATACGATAGTTTGACGCTAATAAAAAGCTACTTGCTATGCAAGATAATAATATTTTTTTCATATATTAACCCTTATAAAAACTTTTTTTTAAAATTTTTTATTGTATATATTATTTTTAAATATTTTTATAATATTTCTTTACTAAAAAATAACTTCTCATATCTTATTTGTAAATTTACACTCCGTGCAATATTCAAAATTACCTTTTTTTAACTCTTTTAAAACTAAGGTATTTGAGCATTCAGGACATTTTTTATCCAAAACTTCATATTTACTTATAAAAGAACAAGTAGGATAATTTTTACACCCAAAAAAGGCTCCTTTTTTTGAAAATCTTTGCACTAAAACTCCACCACAACTTGGGCAAGGAACACTTAGTGTTTTTTCATTTTGATTTGCTTTTGAATCATTATTAATATTTTGAATATGAGTGCATTTTGGATAATTTTTACACCCATAAAATTCCCCTCTTTTTGACTTCCTAAGCACTAAAACTCCACCGCAACTTGGGCAAGGAAGTTCATTTGTGCTATCATTTTCTTTTGTCTTTTCTTCTAAATTTCTTGAATATTTACATTTTGGATAAGCACTACAAGCAATAAATTTACCAAACCTACCACTTCTAATTACCAAGCTAGATGAGCATTCAGGGCATTTTTCTTCAAGTTCAACTACTTCTTTTTGACTTTTTATATTTTTTCCATCATTGATTTTTGTAATAAAAGGCTCATAAAATTCATATAAAACCTCATTTAAATCTCTGCCATCTGTTGCAATCTCATCAAGCTTATTCTCCATATTTGAAGTAAAGTTAGCATCTACAATTTCTAAAAAATATTCTTCTAAAAAGTCAGTAATTTTTTCTCCACGCTCACTTGGAATTAGTTGTTTGTTTTCTAAATTTACATATTTTCTATCAATTAATAAAGAAGTTGTTGGTGCGTATGTGCTTGGTCTTCCTATGCCTAATTCTTCTAATTTTTTAATTAAACTAGCTTCATTAAATCTTGCTGGTGGTTCTGTTTTGCTTTGTTTTGATTCTAAATTTTGAATAAACATTGCATCATTTTTATTTAAATTTGGCAAAATTACATCTTTGCTTACATCATCATTTAATTTTAAATAACCATCAAATAGCATTTTTCTTCCACTAATTTTAAATACTGAGTTTTTACCTTTTACAATCACACTTTCATTTTCAATACTAGCATCAGCCATTTGCGTCATTAAAAATCTATCATAAATTAATTTATAAAGCTTGTATTCATCAGCTTTTAAATAATCTTTTGCAATTTTTGGAGTAAATTCTACATTGGTAACACGAATAGCCTCATGTGCTTCTTGAGCGCCTTTTGCCTTAGTAGTAAAAACTCTTGGCTTACTTGCTACATAGTCTTTTCCATAATCTTTTTCTATTTGATTTCTTGCTGCATTTATTGCTTCTGTGCTTAAATTTAAACTATCAGTTCTCATATATGTAATTGCACCCATAAAGCCTGTATGAGTTTGCACACCTTCGTATAAACTTTGTGCTAACATCATAGTCTTTTTAGGAGAAAAGCCTAATTTTGAACTAGCAGCTTGTTGTAAAGTTGAAGTCATAAAAGGAGCTTTTGGAGATGACTTTTGCTTTTTAGTGCTAATTTCGCTAATAAAAAAATTATCGTTTTTAATACTATCTAAAACATTTATTATAGTTTTTTCATCTAAAAAACTTAATTTTTCTACTTTTTCATTATTAAATTCTATAAGTTGAGCTTCTAAATTATCTTTAAAAGAACATTTTACTTCATAATAATCTACACTCTTAAAAGCTTTAATTTCTCTTTCTCTTAATACAATTAATCTTAAAGCAGCACTTTGAACCCTACCTGCACTTAATTTACTCTCAACCTTACTTGATAATAAATTTGATAATTTAAAACCTACTATTCTATCAAGCATTCTTCTTGCTTGTTGTGCATTTACGCTGTTTAAATCTATCTTTCTTGGATTTTTTATAGCATTTAATATTGCTGTTTTTGTAATCTCGTGAAAAACTATTCTATCATAACTTTTTACATCTTTACCTAAAATACTTGCAATATGAAAAGCAATCGCTTCTCCTTCTCTATCTTCATCGGTTGCTAATAAGACCTTTGAATCTTTTGCTAAGGCTTTTAATTCTTTTACAATTTGTGCGTGGTCTTTGCTAACTTCATATTCTGGAATAAAATGCCCATCGCTAATATTTATTCCTAAACGATTTTTAGGTAAATCTCTAATATGCCCTTTTGAAGCTATTACATTTGCATCTACGAATTTACTAATTGTTTTGGCTTTTGATGGGCTTTCTACTATAATTAGGGTTTTCATTCTTGCTCCTTTTTTTTCATTGTGCCAAATTTTTTTAAATATGGAACATACTTTGCTAAGTATTTTTAAAATTAAGGAGAAAATTATGGCAACAATTTCAAATTATAATAATACAACAACAAAGCACTTGTATTCAGCTCAAAATACAAATGCAAGGACAAATTCAGCAGCTATAAGTAGCTCTGATACTGATAATAATTTAGATAGTTTAAGCACATTTACTAAAGATAAAATAAATCAAGCAAAAATTGAAAAAGCAAGCAAAGATGCAAGCTCAACTCAAACAAACCCTTTAGCACAACTTGATAAAGACGCTTTTTTAAAACTCTTGCTTGAAGAATTAACCCATCAAGACCCAACAAGCCCAATGGATAGTGATAAAATGCTTACTCAAACATCACAATTAGCAGCTCTTGAAACCCAGCAAAAAACAAATGAAACCATGGAAAAACTAGCTACAAAAATGGAGCTTTTAAGCGATAGTGTTGGGATTGGTATGATTGGAGCAGTAGGCAAATATGGGGTTAGAAAAGATGCAGCTTACAAACACGATGGAAAAAATGTAAACCTTTCTTATAATTTATATTTTCCAAAAGAAGTTTTAGATAATAAAAGTGAAGATGAAAACATTATTGTATCAGTTTATGATGATAAAAATAATTATGTAGATAGCTTTTACATTGAAGGGGTAAAAGAAGGAAATAATAACTTTTTATGGGATACAAGATATGCTGATGGAAGCATAAGACCTGAAGGAAAATTTACCTTTGTAGCCCATATTAGCAATAAAGATGGTTCTGAATATGCAATTCCAAGCGGGTATTTTAAAATTGATGGAGTTAGATTTAAAGATGGTAAAACATATTTTAGCGCAGGAAATATGGATATTCCTTTTGATGATATTGCTGAATTTAAGGAGAGTTTAGTATGATGCGTTCATTTTACAACGGCATTAGTGGGGTAAAATCTCATTCTTATGGAATGGATTTATTAGCAAATAATATTTCTAATATAAACACCCCTGGCTACAAAGCTGCCGTTCCTGAATTTAAAGATATTTTTTATCAAACAAAGGCTACTTTAATGGGTAATGAACAGCAAATTGGTCTTGCTGCTAGTGCTTTATCTAGTGCCTTTTCTCAAAAACAAGGTTTTTTAGCAATAAGCGATAGAACTTTAGATATTGCAATTAGCGGAAAAGGTTTTTTTGGGGTAAAAGATGTAGATGGGCAAACCTACTATACTAGAAATGGTTCTTTTGGTGTAGATAGCGATTTTAACCTTGTAGATGATTATGGTCGCTTTATTTTAGGCACAATAAATGAAGGTTTTGCAAAAAGCACAATGCCAAATGGTGTAAAAGAAATGTTTGGAAAAGATAGCTCAAACACAAGTGAAGGATACACTTTAAGCGATATTTCTAATATAAATATTGCTCAAGTAAATAATCAAAGCCCTATTAAGTTACCTAAAACATTATTCATAAACGCTAAAGCAACCACAAATGTAGATATAAAAGCCAATCTTAGCAAGGAAGTAAAAGAAAAAACCGTTTATGAAGAATTTACCGGCGATGTGAATGTAGAAAAAATTCAAAATAAAAATCTTATTAGCTTACAAACTGAACCAAATCAAAAAGTTCTTTTAGAATTTGATAGCCAAGATGGCAAACAAAGAATTGAGATTGTGGCTGATGAAAATGGAAATATTTCAAAAAGTACTTCTTTTGATGTTAGCAATTTAAAAGCTTCTTTAGTAAAAGAAGTAAAAGAAGGTGCTATTAATAAATTTGAAACTTCAGTAATTGCAGCTGATGGAAGTGTACAAAAATTACAAGTTAATATTGAATATATTGATGAATTAAATTTTAAAGCAAATGCTTTTTTATTTAACTCTAAAAACGAACAAATAGGACAAGCAAGTGGGGATTTAAGCTTTAACCCAAACGGTTCTTTAAAAACTAATTCTTTAAAACAAATTAACGGAATTAATTTAAATTTAGGCGATGAAAATCCTAACAATGAGCCATCAAAGGGTTTTAATGGTTTAAATTGCCTTGATAATTCTAAAATAGAAAGGCAAATTACAACAGATGGTTTTGCAGCAGGTGTTTTAAAAAGCTATGCGGTTGATGAATTAGGAAATATTTTAGCCAATTTTACAAATGGCAAAACTCAAGCAGTTGCTAAATTGGCTCTTTATAATTTTATAAATGAACAAGCCTTAACAAAAATGGGGGAAAATATTTTTAGCGCTAGTGCTGATAGTGGAGCTCCTGTTTTTTTAACAGATAAGGATAATAATAATTTTAATAGTGCTAAATTTTTAGGAAATTATTTAGAGCAAAGCAATGTAGATTTAGCTACCGAGCTTACCCAAGTTATAATTTTTCAAAAAGCTTATGATGCAAATTCTAAAAGTATTACCACTGCTGATGCAATGTTAAAAAGAGCAATTGAAATGAAAAAATAAAAGCCCCGAATTTCGGGACTTTTAGTTGATTACATCATACCAGGCATTCCGCCCATGCCGCCCATGCCGCCGCCCATTGGCATTTCAGCTTTTTCTTCTTTAATATCGCTTATTGTAGCTTCTGTTGTAAGTAGCATTGAAGCAACACTTACTGCATTTAAAAGAGCAACTCTTTCAACCTTAACAGGATCAATAATTCCTGCTTCAAACATATCAACATATTTACCACTTGCAGCATCAAATCCTAAGTTTTCTTCTTTTGCATTTTCAACCGAATTTACAACCACACCCGCATCAAATCCTGCATTATCAGCAATTTGTCTTAAAGGTGCTTTAATAGCACGGCGAACAATATCAGCTCCTATTAATTCATCTCCGCTTAAATCTAATTTAACACGTCTTGTAGCATGAATTAATGCAGCACCTCCACCAATTACAATTCCTTCTTCAACTGCAGCTTTTGTTGCGCTTAGTGCATCATCAACTCTGTCTTTTTTCTCTTTCATTTCAGTTTCAGTTGCAGCACCAACCTTAATTAAAGCAACGCCACCACTTAATTTTGCTAATCTTTCTTGTAATTTTTCTCTATCATAATCGCTTGTAGTTTCTGCAATTTGAGCTTTAATTTGATTAATTCTAGCATCAATTGCTTCTTTACTACCTGCACCACCAACTATTGTTGTGTTATCTTTATCAATTACAATACTGCTTGCTGTTCCTAAATCTTCAGCACTAGCACTCTCAAGAGTTCTTCCCATTTCTTCACAAATTACTTGCGCACCTGTTAAAATAGCGATATCTTCAAGCATTGCTTTTCTTCTATCGCCAAAACCTGGTGCTTTAACAGCAGCAATGTTTAAAATTCCTCTTAATTTATTTACAACTAAGGTTGCTAATGCTTCGCCTTCAATATCTTCAGCAATTATTAAAAGCGGTCTAGCATTTTTTTGCGCAGCTTCTAAAACTGGTAATAAATCTTTTAAATTAGTGATTTTTTTATCAAATAATAAAACCAAAGGATTGCTTAATTCACAAATCATTTTATCAGCATTTGTAATAAAATATGGGCTTAAATAACCTCTATCAAATTGCATACCTTCAACAACGCTTAACTCATCATTAATTGATTTTGCTTCTTCAACAGTGATAACACCATCTTTGCCTACTTTTTCCATTGCATTTGCAATTAATTCTCCGATTTTTTCATCAGAATTTGCAGAAATTGTTGCAACTTGTGCAATTTGTTTTTTATTTCCAGCTACTGGTTTTGCTAAAGCTTTAAGTTCTGCAACTATTGCTTCGCAAGCCTTATCCATACCTCTTTTAACTTCAATTGGATTAGCACCTGCTGTTATGTTTCTTAAACCTTCTTTAAAAATTGCGTGAGCTAAAACTGTTGCAGTTGTTGTTCCATCGCCTGCTTGATCAGCTGTTTTACTTGCAACTTCACGCACTAAACTTGCACCCATATTTTCTAAAGTATCTTTAAGTTCAACTTCTTTTGCAACGCTAACGCCATCTTTTGTAATTGTTGGAGCACCAAAGCTTTTTTGAATTAAAACATTGCGTCCTCTTGGTCCCATTGTAACCTTAACTGCATCGCTTAATTTTTTTACACCTTCATATAATTTATTTCTTGCTTCATCAGAATAAAAAATTTCTTTTGCCATTTTTATCTCCTTATAAAATTCCTAAAATATCTTCATAACTTAAAATTAAATAATTTTCATTTTCTAGTTTTATTTCACTACCTGCGTACTTTCCAAATACTACCTTATCGCCCTTTTTTATATCTTGTATTTCACTTGCAACTGCAATTACTTCACCTTGTTGTGGCTTTTCTTTAGCATTATCAGGTATAATAATTCCTGAAGCAGTTGTTTTAGTTTCTTCAAGACGCTTTATTAACACACGCTTATTTAATGGAGTAAAATTCATTTTGTATCCTTTCTTTGTTTTTATCACTCGTAATAAATGAGTGCTAAGATTATAAGAATTTAAAGTTAA
It encodes the following:
- a CDS encoding OmpP1/FadL family transporter; translation: MKKILLSCIASSFLLASNYRIVNLSSDAIALSGANLAKSYGADAAVINPANMAFLGQDAQLDLSLNYYHIHGSKYTDEYRQESKAQGKEYLNAKDDRGSNFNFGMPELSFVLPLNEEHYLGFAAYTDFDAVYGWEGNYAQSLVKKLDMRGGTLALSYAYKVTDEYSLAFSLFANHTKLKFYNTKDNALNQDYPLNPGYSSNITGYTPHWVYDASFKANNNIKFGFKTALTYVPNYLDNKFRFSLVYKSAYNNDFEGDLNVRILTWGMFDFVKNTMAANPSLVTSKLPQALVPILQAALGVFQQNPASFLNNYMTYNGNTNINLLYPASLNVGFAYEYDKHDFLLNLGYTFWSKFNGINLNAQVPELSAEDMKKIATASQTLAAANAAANGAAAAANGAANGAAAAASRAASGASQAIQALLADEKIKSYLLATMLNQNLDTKWKDTLLISLGYRYKYNDDLALMFGFQTENTPISRRDVTFLSKDSRVFMYSLGADYKYNKNLSFQSALAYQAYADIGLENNAVDDILIKAKGQFKDQYNIIFNMGLKYKF
- the topA gene encoding type I DNA topoisomerase, which translates into the protein MKTLIIVESPSKAKTISKFVDANVIASKGHIRDLPKNRLGINISDGHFIPEYEVSKDHAQIVKELKALAKDSKVLLATDEDREGEAIAFHIASILGKDVKSYDRIVFHEITKTAILNAIKNPRKIDLNSVNAQQARRMLDRIVGFKLSNLLSSKVESKLSAGRVQSAALRLIVLREREIKAFKSVDYYEVKCSFKDNLEAQLIEFNNEKVEKLSFLDEKTIINVLDSIKNDNFFISEISTKKQKSSPKAPFMTSTLQQAASSKLGFSPKKTMMLAQSLYEGVQTHTGFMGAITYMRTDSLNLSTEAINAARNQIEKDYGKDYVASKPRVFTTKAKGAQEAHEAIRVTNVEFTPKIAKDYLKADEYKLYKLIYDRFLMTQMADASIENESVIVKGKNSVFKISGRKMLFDGYLKLNDDVSKDVILPNLNKNDAMFIQNLESKQSKTEPPARFNEASLIKKLEELGIGRPSTYAPTTSLLIDRKYVNLENKQLIPSERGEKITDFLEEYFLEIVDANFTSNMENKLDEIATDGRDLNEVLYEFYEPFITKINDGKNIKSQKEVVELEEKCPECSSSLVIRSGRFGKFIACSAYPKCKYSRNLEEKTKENDSTNELPCPSCGGVLVLRKSKRGEFYGCKNYPKCTHIQNINNDSKANQNEKTLSVPCPSCGGVLVQRFSKKGAFFGCKNYPTCSFISKYEVLDKKCPECSNTLVLKELKKGNFEYCTECKFTNKI
- a CDS encoding flagellar hook capping FlgD N-terminal domain-containing protein; translation: MATISNYNNTTTKHLYSAQNTNARTNSAAISSSDTDNNLDSLSTFTKDKINQAKIEKASKDASSTQTNPLAQLDKDAFLKLLLEELTHQDPTSPMDSDKMLTQTSQLAALETQQKTNETMEKLATKMELLSDSVGIGMIGAVGKYGVRKDAAYKHDGKNVNLSYNLYFPKEVLDNKSEDENIIVSVYDDKNNYVDSFYIEGVKEGNNNFLWDTRYADGSIRPEGKFTFVAHISNKDGSEYAIPSGYFKIDGVRFKDGKTYFSAGNMDIPFDDIAEFKESLV
- a CDS encoding flagellar hook-basal body complex protein, producing MMRSFYNGISGVKSHSYGMDLLANNISNINTPGYKAAVPEFKDIFYQTKATLMGNEQQIGLAASALSSAFSQKQGFLAISDRTLDIAISGKGFFGVKDVDGQTYYTRNGSFGVDSDFNLVDDYGRFILGTINEGFAKSTMPNGVKEMFGKDSSNTSEGYTLSDISNINIAQVNNQSPIKLPKTLFINAKATTNVDIKANLSKEVKEKTVYEEFTGDVNVEKIQNKNLISLQTEPNQKVLLEFDSQDGKQRIEIVADENGNISKSTSFDVSNLKASLVKEVKEGAINKFETSVIAADGSVQKLQVNIEYIDELNFKANAFLFNSKNEQIGQASGDLSFNPNGSLKTNSLKQINGINLNLGDENPNNEPSKGFNGLNCLDNSKIERQITTDGFAAGVLKSYAVDELGNILANFTNGKTQAVAKLALYNFINEQALTKMGENIFSASADSGAPVFLTDKDNNNFNSAKFLGNYLEQSNVDLATELTQVIIFQKAYDANSKSITTADAMLKRAIEMKK
- the groL gene encoding chaperonin GroEL (60 kDa chaperone family; promotes refolding of misfolded polypeptides especially under stressful conditions; forms two stacked rings of heptamers to form a barrel-shaped 14mer; ends can be capped by GroES; misfolded proteins enter the barrel where they are refolded when GroES binds) is translated as MAKEIFYSDEARNKLYEGVKKLSDAVKVTMGPRGRNVLIQKSFGAPTITKDGVSVAKEVELKDTLENMGASLVREVASKTADQAGDGTTTATVLAHAIFKEGLRNITAGANPIEVKRGMDKACEAIVAELKALAKPVAGNKKQIAQVATISANSDEKIGELIANAMEKVGKDGVITVEEAKSINDELSVVEGMQFDRGYLSPYFITNADKMICELSNPLVLLFDKKITNLKDLLPVLEAAQKNARPLLIIAEDIEGEALATLVVNKLRGILNIAAVKAPGFGDRRKAMLEDIAILTGAQVICEEMGRTLESASAEDLGTASSIVIDKDNTTIVGGAGSKEAIDARINQIKAQIAETTSDYDREKLQERLAKLSGGVALIKVGAATETEMKEKKDRVDDALSATKAAVEEGIVIGGGAALIHATRRVKLDLSGDELIGADIVRRAIKAPLRQIADNAGFDAGVVVNSVENAKEENLGFDAASGKYVDMFEAGIIDPVKVERVALLNAVSVASMLLTTEATISDIKEEKAEMPMGGGMGGMGGMPGMM
- the groES gene encoding co-chaperone GroES, translating into MNFTPLNKRVLIKRLEETKTTASGIIIPDNAKEKPQQGEVIAVASEIQDIKKGDKVVFGKYAGSEIKLENENYLILSYEDILGIL